In one Paramormyrops kingsleyae isolate MSU_618 chromosome 18, PKINGS_0.4, whole genome shotgun sequence genomic region, the following are encoded:
- the smim29 gene encoding small integral membrane protein 29 encodes MNGTSPAPVPIDGDAAVSYVLVPFVLVTVLGMAVAAVMYLRKKRRIDRLRHQLLPVYSYDPSEELNEAEQEMLWREEDTKVVQGWARTYQQRRPLLMKDTQA; translated from the exons ATGAACGGCACGAGCCCGGCCCCGGTGCCCATCGACGGCGATGCGGCCGTCAGTTACGTGCTGGTTCCCTTCGTCCTCGTCACTGTTCTCGGGATGGCGGTGGCTGCG GTGATGTATCTGCGAAAGAAGAGAAG GATTGACCGGCTTCGACACCAGCTGCTGCCGGTCTACAGCTACGACCCATCTGAGGAGCTGAACGAGGCTGAGCAAGAGATGCTGTGGAGGGAGGAGGACACTAAG GTGGTGCAAGGCTGGGCCAGGACGTACCAGCAACGTCGCCCCCTGCTGATGAAGGATACTCAGGCATGA
- the LOC111837145 gene encoding uncharacterized protein isoform X1: protein MSDSAKGNQSVSPKGKDGAEKRGRGRPRKQPPVKSREEPSGSPTPKRPRGRPKGSKNKSTGKSKKTPESAGAKPRGRPKKAEKEKEQGSQESSEEEEEEEEEEEGEQ from the exons ATGAGTGACTCGGCCAAAGGAAACCAGTCTGTCTCCCCGAAGGGCAAAGACGGGGCGGAGAAGAGGGGGCGTGGCCGACCGAGGAAGCAGCCACCAGTGAAGAGCCGTGAG GAGCCCAGTGGGTCGCCCACACCGAAGAGGCCTCGGGGCCGACCTAAGGGCAGCAAGAACAAGAGCACCGGGAAGAGCAAA AAAACACCAGAATCTGCAGGGGCGAAACCCAGAGGGAGACCTAAGAAGGCA gagaaggagaaggaacAGGGTTCGCAGGAGTCatctgaggaagaggaggaagaggaagaggaggaggagggggagcagTAA
- the LOC111837145 gene encoding uncharacterized protein isoform X2 has protein sequence MSDSAKGNQSVSPKGKDGAEKRGRGRPRKQPPVKSREEPSGSPTPKRPRGRPKGSKNKSTGKSKEKEKEQGSQESSEEEEEEEEEEEGEQ, from the exons ATGAGTGACTCGGCCAAAGGAAACCAGTCTGTCTCCCCGAAGGGCAAAGACGGGGCGGAGAAGAGGGGGCGTGGCCGACCGAGGAAGCAGCCACCAGTGAAGAGCCGTGAG GAGCCCAGTGGGTCGCCCACACCGAAGAGGCCTCGGGGCCGACCTAAGGGCAGCAAGAACAAGAGCACCGGGAAGAGCAAA gagaaggagaaggaacAGGGTTCGCAGGAGTCatctgaggaagaggaggaagaggaagaggaggaggagggggagcagTAA